AAACTATGTTTTTGTAATATATATATTTAGACTATTTGAAagtgtaaaaaaattaaaaaagtgaaacaaaaaaatgaaataaaaacgtgaaaaaaaaacagagaaaaacGAGGCAGTGTAGTACCCGGGACCTGGGCCGGACCATAAGCTCGCGTGGTTCAGCGAGTCGGAAGCTTCGACTCGCTGAACGCGAGACATAGCGATGCCCGCTCAAATCGACGCCCAAGATTACAACCTACAGCTCTCCGttcctcagaaaaacaaaaactacAGCCTGGAGCATCAGTACTCTGATTGCCTTCGCCGGTCTTCCTCCCCGCTTCCCCCATCTCCACTCCTCTCCGCGATCCAAACCCTAAGCCGGGGGGACCCGTTCGCGCCATGGAAGCGGCGGCTCCGTCGCCGCTGCTCCATAGTCCCCCGCACATCACCCCAGAGCTCCGGCGCTTCCTCGACGTCCGCTTCCGCTCCCCGGCCGACCTCGCCGCGGCCGCAGACGTCGAGGCCGAGATCCGCGGGCGCTGCGCGGAGCTCGAGTCCTCGGTCGCCGAACTGTCCGCCCGCCTCGCGGATGTGGCCGCCGCGTACTCCTCTTCCCTCGGGGCCGCTGGCTCCGCCCTCTGCGCCGTGCGCGGTGGCCTCGCCGCCCTCAAGGCCTCCACCGACAAGACGGGTATCTTAAGCAAATGCTCATGGAATTACTGATTTTCGAGCTTCTCTAGTTGACGTATGCTGCTGCTAAGCTGTAATTCTATTTCTTGGGGTTTTTCTAGGGGTTAGAGAAGATGTGGAGGCTGGGAGCGAGAAGATGCTGTTTGAACAACTCCCTCCCCTGGCCACCGACGTGGCGAGAGTAGACATGGTTAGAGATTACGCTGGTGAGCATCTCTGAAGATCACACTTTAGATCATTGTGCCACGCTCTGGCTTAAATTTCGAATGATAAACACTATATTGACAATTTGCTATGATGTCTATTTCCTCTTATGATGGTTATGTTTGTTTAGGCATAATGTGTTATGATTCATGAGTTGAGAGTTGAGAGTTGAGACCAGCGGCTCATTGCTTAATATGTCGTACGAGTGTTTGGTGTGATGGGACTTAGTGTCTGTGCAGGAGCAGAGTGGTTTTATGTGGCAAATCGTCTGTTTGGTTAGGTTAATAGTTAAGTTTGGTTGATACAGATCTAGCTCAGTACAGCTAGGATGGATGATGATAACTGTTCTGGCCCTCAATTATGGCATGGATCTGGCAGCTCCTGTAAGTGAGCCTCATTTTGATAATGTGGATCTATGGGTTGCCTTTTGTCCCTGTAGTTAACTAGAAATTTGTGGGGGCATTTCATTATTGTGTCCATGTTAGATTGTTAGTTGCTGATTCTTTATTCACGAGCCACAGTTAGCTATTAGTCCTGTCTGTAACTGCATTATCAGCGATCTTCCACTGACAGGAGTGTCAAAACCAGAACATTCATTATGTTTTCCTATCCTTATGGCAGCCAATATTCTTTCCATGCTTAATTCTTAGGCAGTGGAGTGTTTTGGTTGGTGCAGGAGTCTTGGTGGTGGTTGGACTAGAAGTTTAGTTTTTAAAACGACCACACTTGAGAAATAAATAAAATAACACTGTGACGATTGCACCGAGTTCTTCGACAATGAAGAAGCCGAAAAAAAGCGGGTTTGATTTGAAATGCCAAATTAATGAGTGAAATCACCCTTATGGCAGGGAGGTACTAGGCTACTAGCAGAATCTTTTAATTCTCTTATTAAGATGATAATTTAATTTGATAATTTCCTAGAATTGGGAAAAAAATCTTTTTGTTTTCCCATGGCCGGTACTTTGCGGTAATATGATCTAAAGGATTTTTATAATTCCCATTTGGTTGCTAGATGGTGCGTTACTGCTAGTAATCTCCTTAACCGAGGCAGTCAGCCAGTTACTGTTTTACAGGATTGATACCACAACTAAACTACTGCTAGGGGAAAGTGGATTACTAGTGCGCTCCTCAATTTGTGTTATCCggagtttgattttttttttttgttttgttaGTCTACCATTCTCACATTTTGGTCTAGTCTGTTTGTGTGCGTTTAGTTTCGCATATCAATTATTCACTTTGTTGCTTAACACTGCCAaagtaatactccctccgttcctaaatatttgtctttctagagatttcaacaagtgactacatacggagcaaaatgagtgaatctacactctaaaatatgtctatatacatccgtatgtggtagtccatttgaaatctctaaaaagacaaatatttaggaacggagggagtattatgttTAGCATGTGCATTTTTTTGGGCAAAGAATGTACCACACCTAGGGGGCGGGCATAAAAACTGATATTAAAATTGTTGGGATCATCAAGAAATAAATGTCATCAATAATAGAAAGTTAACAATCTGTGGTTATCAAGTCACAAAAGCGAGATGTCAAGTAATTGGGTTATTATGGTGTTGTGAGTAAGACTTGGACATTGGGGCATGTGGTGAACACTGAAGAGTGGGCTGCTTCTTTGGATGAAGCAAGCCTAACGAACTACTTGCTAGCTCAACTCCACTCGATTCATTACAGCGCTAGTTTGAGCTGAGTCCTTCCCAGGATGAGCTAGCTCACGGCCCCAAACCACCGCTAAGTTGTAGTTATGGCCGGGCTTTATTGGGGCTATTTTTAGGCCGAAAGATGCCATTTTCTTTTTAACTATAAATGGTCaatttatcttttcttttccagTGGTATTGCTGACTTTAGATTTCTTAAGTTATTTGGATGtattttatttttgccttttgtGGGGCTTTAAACCCAAGCACACCATTCAGAATTTTCGATTCTCCTTTCTTTCTTTGTCATTCTTTCTTTCCTACTCTGATCAAGGCTTCTTTGCTTTACTTTGCTTTATTTATGCTAGAGGCCTAGAACGAGAGTTACTTACATGCCATGCAATCTATGTAATAAAAAGATGCTTGAATCTAAGGTACCGTACCAATCAAAGAGCACTGTGTTCACAAAAGTGGTTCATCATGGAGCATTAGGATGATTAATTGATTGGGAGCTAATTGACTTGACGCTGATGAAATGGAAGCTAATTGACTTAACTCTGATGGAAAACCCCTAACTTTTGTAGATTAGATGGCTTTAGGTGTTTAGAGAACAGTTTCATTGTTTTGCTCTTCTCTGGGGTtactagtttattttatttatgCTGCCCTTGCTTGTTTATATTTGACTGTGCAATTGATGGTTTCTTAACGGTAGGTTGTCATATACAGAAACGGCTCTAAAGCTTGACGGTTTGATCGGTGATGTAGAAGACGCTGTTTCCTCTTCTGTGACTGCAAAACTTAAATCTCGTGGAGAAAATTCAGAGGTATGATTCATGCCATACTGTGGTTGCGAGGACAGTTAACTTGTCAACTGCTAATTCTGCCATCATCATCTTTGCTCCAGAAAACCCACCATGTTGCTATTGGATATCTTAAGAAGATAGAAGATCTTTTAGCTTCAGTTACAAGGACCAGACCACAATGGACTCGCCTTATATCTGCAGTGGATCACAGAGTGGACAGATCTTTAGCTTTACTAAGACCACAAGCTATTGTTGATCATCGTGCTCTTCTGTCATCCCTTGGCTGGCCTCCTTCCCTTGCTGGAACAAAAAATTCAGATAGTAATTCTGAGAAACCAGCAGAGACTGTGAACCCATTATTTTCAATGAAGGGTGACCTGACAAGGAAGTATTCTGAAAGCTTTCTTTCGCTCTGTAATCTACAAGAATTACAGAAACGCAGAAAAGCTAGGCAGCTACATGGGCACGACGTGGGAAATCAACCACGTCAGCCATTATGGGTGATAGAGGAGTTAGTAAATCCATTATCTGCTGCTGCACAACACCATTTCTCCAAATGGGTTGAGAATCCTGAATTTGTCTTTGCTCTTGCTTATAAGATAACAAGAGATTTTGTTGATTCCATGGATGAGATACTGCAGCCCCTTGTAGATAAGGCCAATCTTGTAGGGTATAGCTGCAGAGAGGAGTGGATTTCAGGTATAGTTATTGCACTGTCTACATACTTGGCGAAAGAGATATTTCCTAAGCAGATTGAACTTCTTCAAGAAAGTAGCTCAAGTGATGCTAGCAGCACGGCGGTTCAGGCAAGAGTCTCGTGGCTTAACCTTGTTGATCTGATGATATCTTTTGACAAGCGAACTCAAGATTTGATCTCCGGTACAGGACTGCTACTTTCAGTAAAGGATGATGAGAATTGGCAGAGGATCTCAGTGCTCTCTGTCTTCTGTGATCGTCCAGACTGGCTTGAAATATGGGCAGAGATTGAGAGACGGGAGGTTTTTGCTAGCCTGAAATCAGCAATGGAGAATGAAAATAATTGGAGTAAGAGGATTGAAGGAGCCATGCTCGAGTATGGATCAGATGACTGCAAATCTCCAGCAATAACTGGTGCTGTTAAACATGGCTTATCTTTGATAATTGATCGTGCTAGGCCTATTCCTAGCATTGCCCTTAGGGCAGAATTCATCAGGATTTCTGCTTCACCCATAATATCAGAATTCCTCGGTTGCATGTTTAGGAGGTGCCAAGAGGCAGAGGGGCTAACTGCTCTGGCAGATGATAATGCTTTGATCAAAGTATCACAATCCATTAATGCAGCTCGATACGTTGAATCCACATTGGCACAATGGTGTGAAGATGTGTTCTTTCTTGAAATGGAAAATCTACCTGTGGTTGGAGAAGAAGGGGGGAGTGTATTCCAGCAAGAGATAAATCAACTGAAAGAATTCAGATCAGAATGGGTAGATAAGATTTCTACTGTCATCCTTAGGGCATTTGATGCTCGCTCCCGTGATTATCTGAAGAACAAGAGGCAGTGGCAGGAGCACTCAGAAGAACCGGCCATATCCAGGGCCATCATAGAGTCTTCAGGCTACATTCAAGGGAGGCTATCTAAGCTTGAAGACGGCCTAAATGTGCTGGATTTTGTAACAGTATGGAGAGCTGTGGCAACCGGAGTGGACCAGCTGCTTTTCACAGGCATTTTCGCTGGAAGCCCAAAGTTTAGTAACGGTGGGGTGGAAAGGCTTCATGCTGATCTGAGTGTTCTTTTCGCTGTTTTCCAAGCCTGGTGTCTGAGGCCTGAAGGCTTCTTCCCAAGACTGTCCGAGATATTGAAATTGCTGAAGATTGATGAGAGGCAACTAAGAGATAGTAGGATGGTTACAGATAAAAATTGGCTGCGGGAACATGGCGTTAGGCATCTGACAGCCGGTGAGGCCGAAAAGATAATTAAAAATAGGGTGTATGATGCATGATATATACAAGATATTAGACATCGTCAGGCTTTTGAATGTCAAAAATGAATTGCCTTATTGGAATGGACTTGCATTTTTTGTTACTCTATACAAATTTGTGTCATCCTCTTTCAGAGATGTATCCTACCCTTGTTGATTGGTGTAATAAGGTTGTAAAAGTGAGTTTTCCCTTTTGTAACAGAGGAAAAACTGTTTTGCTGACGGACCTTTCTATGGTTTGACCAAGAAAGCAGCCTTTTTCTTTTTAAATGGTGTACTAGCAGAGAAAGCTGCTGGGTTCGATCGTTCAGATGCAGTGAAACAGCACGAGCAGCTTTTTCTCAAAGCTGTACTGGCTGCGCTTCGGTCTCTCCTCGGAACCGAGCACCGCCGGCGGTGGTCGCATTATTGTGGTTTGACAGAAGGACGGACTTTGAACGACGGCGCACTTCCTTTCTCTTTCTCGGTCCTTCTCACTCAGCCGTCGCCTGAATGCAGAGGGGCTAGGGCAACTCCAACGCAGATCATCAAATGTTTAGACCGAACGGTTTCCAGACACTTTTAGCCATCCGACACGGCTAACCAAATTCATCCGGATCGGTTCAGACGGCTGAATCCCATAAACTGACCTCAAATCGAGGAAGGACTGGGGGAATTTGGACGTACGGCATGGTGGAGTCTGGACTTCCGACGTGCCACCACGTCAAACTCCGACACCCCGAACCCACCCCAAAACCTCTTTCAGCTCGAGAACTCTTCGGGCCACACATTCACTCCGGCTAGATCGGTCACCCATCAACCTGCATTCATGGTGGCACGGTGATTGAGAAGCTTACTCCGGCTGCCCACATTGAAGCTTCGCCACCACACATGGGAAAAAAGTCTGACACCGAAAAGTGATGGCCGGTGCGACTATGGATCCAATTTGCATAGCCGCCCACGGTCTCTGGAGCTGTCGTCGTCCATGGCTCGTCCGGCCTGGTCATGGCGGAGCCGATCTCCTCGGATGACGAGGAGCAGAAGTTGTCCCTGCACACCGCCACAGCCACTAGGGACCGCGAGTTCACGCGACAGGTGGAGATCGCGCTACGGCGGTCGTTGGTCGACCGCggtccggcgccgccgcccccttcaCGCAACCGCGTCGTCCAAATTGAATGCCACATGAAGAAGGAGCCACCCTCCCCGCCCCGTCGCCAGTCGGGCAACCGATGTTGCCTgttcgccgcctcctccccttccGCCAAGCCACATCCACGCATGGAGTACTACCTCTAAGGCGTTGGAGCCGGCGACGCGTCTTCCTTGATGACCAATAAATGTCTCTATGAGGCGGCACGTCGGGAGTGGCGCAACGCACAACACAAAGCGGTGTTCGCGAAAAGCAAGGTGGCGCCGACATGGGTGCTTGCGACCCCGCGCTCACGAAGGCATGAGCCATCAATCAGACCTAGACCATCGTCGAGTTGAGCACCCGCCGCCGGCACCAGCAACACCCAGCTCCTCTAAGTATGCTAGCAGAGTCCTAACGCGCGCGCACTCTTCCTCCAATCTGCGGACGTTGCCGAGGACAAATGGCGGGAGGTGATGAAGGATGTGGCAGAGCGTCTGTGCCACGAGTGTGGCGTGACGGCTAGGCAAGGATGATGCGACGCCTGGCGGGCCTTCTGCCACTGGCATGACGACAATGGCCCGGACGGTGGCGGGGACGATGGAGTAGAGGACGACGGAGGTGTCGGTGGCCTCCGAGGCCATGCATACGAGGTCACCGTTTGGAACCTCACCTAGTTTTCAGTTTAGTTGAAATTTAGATTGAATTTGTTAAATATCGTCTGTTTGCATGAAATACTTGGAACTTACTTAAACTTCGGCCGTGTTTGTGTTCAATCCAATTGAACTGTGCCGGACATTTGGTGATCCGGTTGAATGGCCTTCACCCCACTCACTATCCGCTAACACGTCCGGGGGTGTCGTGGAAATTAGTGATGCCCAAAGGTGCTCATAGTTGGAGCATCCTCAAACGATTGCAATCAAATGTCCACGGACACGTCCCAAGACACTCGAATGTCCTCGATCATGTTCAAATGTGCTCACGGGTATACGGCTGGGCGGAGACCATCCAATGCCATGCCTCATTTTTTTTTCTCAATTCATAGATTTCAAATGCAAAATTTAGATGAAATTTAACTGAATTTGATATATTACATCCGAACTAGACGAAATTTAACGAATTGGATATATTACAACCAAATATAACCTAAACTAGACAAAAGAGCAAACGGTGACCTCGTAGGTATGACCTCCAAGGCCACTGAGACCGTTGTTGTCGCTGTCGTGGTCGTCAGGGCGGTTGGGGAAGCCGCCCCGGCCTCTGTGGCATCTGTCTC
The sequence above is a segment of the Aegilops tauschii subsp. strangulata cultivar AL8/78 chromosome 6, Aet v6.0, whole genome shotgun sequence genome. Coding sequences within it:
- the LOC109758121 gene encoding RINT1-like protein MAG2; the protein is MEAAAPSPLLHSPPHITPELRRFLDVRFRSPADLAAAADVEAEIRGRCAELESSVAELSARLADVAAAYSSSLGAAGSALCAVRGGLAALKASTDKTGVREDVEAGSEKMLFEQLPPLATDVARVDMVRDYAETALKLDGLIGDVEDAVSSSVTAKLKSRGENSEKTHHVAIGYLKKIEDLLASVTRTRPQWTRLISAVDHRVDRSLALLRPQAIVDHRALLSSLGWPPSLAGTKNSDSNSEKPAETVNPLFSMKGDLTRKYSESFLSLCNLQELQKRRKARQLHGHDVGNQPRQPLWVIEELVNPLSAAAQHHFSKWVENPEFVFALAYKITRDFVDSMDEILQPLVDKANLVGYSCREEWISGIVIALSTYLAKEIFPKQIELLQESSSSDASSTAVQARVSWLNLVDLMISFDKRTQDLISGTGLLLSVKDDENWQRISVLSVFCDRPDWLEIWAEIERREVFASLKSAMENENNWSKRIEGAMLEYGSDDCKSPAITGAVKHGLSLIIDRARPIPSIALRAEFIRISASPIISEFLGCMFRRCQEAEGLTALADDNALIKVSQSINAARYVESTLAQWCEDVFFLEMENLPVVGEEGGSVFQQEINQLKEFRSEWVDKISTVILRAFDARSRDYLKNKRQWQEHSEEPAISRAIIESSGYIQGRLSKLEDGLNVLDFVTVWRAVATGVDQLLFTGIFAGSPKFSNGGVERLHADLSVLFAVFQAWCLRPEGFFPRLSEILKLLKIDERQLRDSRMVTDKNWLREHGVRHLTAGEAEKIIKNRVYDA